In Bacillus weihaiensis, the genomic stretch ACAGTCGAAGAAATTGGACTGCGTACCACAAAGGTGAAAAGCTGGACAGGCGAACTGCATATTTTACCGAATGGAAGTATCGCTGAGGTTACGAATTTTTCGATCCATAATAGTATTGCAGTTGTGGATGTGAGTATTTCGTATGAAAGTGATATTCCTGAAGCTGAACGAGTGATACAGGAATTATTAGAAGAAGTACCAGAAAAATATGAGGATATCATTACACCCCCAGAGTTGCTAGGAGTGCAAACCTTAGGAGCATCTGAGATTGTCCTCCGTGTAACATGTGAGGTAGAGCCGATGAGACATTTTCATATAAGTCGAATGCTTCGTAAAGATATAAAATTACGACTGGATCAAACGGGAATTGAAATACCTTATCCACGTATTGTGATGTATAACAGAAAAGAGGTTAGCTAAGCGAGGAGGAAGGCTAGTGGAAAAAGAGTATGGGTTAAACGATATTGTTGAAATGAAAAAACAACACCCTTGTGGAACAAATAGATGGAAAATCATTCGAATGGGAATGGATATTCGAATTAAGTGCTTAGGTTGTGAGCATAGTGTGCTAATACCACGTAAGGAATTTTCACGAAAAATGAAGAAAATGCTTGTGAAACACGAGGAAACAGAAGCATAAATTTGTGGGGGGAACCGAATGAAACAGACATATAAATCTTCCTGCCCCTTGAACTGCTGGGATAGCTGTGGCTTTGAAGTGACTGTAGAAAATAATAAGGTGACGAAGGTTGATGGTGATAAAGAACACCCCATCACTCAGGGGAAAATTTGTGGTAGAGGAAGAATGCTTGAGACAAAAACGAATAGTACTGATCGATTAACAACTCCGTTAAAAAAAGTAAATGGCGAGTTTATTGAGGTTTCATGGCAACAGGCACTAGATGAAATTGCTCATAGAATGAGAGAAATTAAAGAAATCTATGGAACAACTGCTGTCCTTCATAGTCATGACTATGCGAACAATGGATTATTAAAAAATTTGGATAAGCGATTTTTTAATGAATACGGAGGCGTGACAACGCTTGTAGGAAGTATTTGTTGGGGATCAGGAATAGAAGCTCAAACTTGGGATTTTGGAAGCTCAGATAGTCATGCTGCTGAGGATATTTACAATAGTAAGCATGTTGTTATCTGGGGGAGAAATGTGGCTAGAACCAATATGCATTTATTTCATCATCTTCAACAAGTTAAGAAGCAGGGAGCAACGATTACAGTTATTGATCCAATCTTTAATGCAACAGCCAAAATAGCCGATCATTATTTATCAATAAAACCTGGGATGGACGGGTTAGCTGCTATTGGCATCATGAAGTATCTTTTACAAGAAAATCAATATGATGAGGAATTTGTTGAAAATCATACTGTAGGTTTTAATGATTTAGTAGAGCTGTTGGAGCAATTTACTTTTGAAGAAATCACAGAGAAAACAGAAATTACCTATGAATCTATTCAATATTTAGCAAGAATTTATTCGAATGGTCCAACCTCGACATATTTAGGATTAGGTATGCAACGATTTGCTAATGGCGGCAATACTATTCGTCTTATCGATGCCCTTATTGCACTTAGCGGGAATGTAGGTGTTGCTGGTGGTGGCTCTAACTTTGGTAACATTCAGGTTGGGAAGAATTTCAATATGAGTGCTCTTACTTTACAACACAAGGCAACAGCATCTAGACATTTTACGATGATGAAGCAGGCAGAAGGCATTATAGAAGCAGTCAATCCTGAAATAAAGATGGCGTTTGTTACTTGTGGAAATCCTCTTGTTCAAGTACCGGATTCAAATAAAGTGAGAGAGGCTTTTGAATCCATTGAGACCCTTGTTGTTGTGGATCACTTCCTTACAGATACAGCTGAGTTAGCGGATTATGTGCTACCGACAACGACAGTATTCGAAGAAGAAGATATTTATTACGCATCCATGTACCATCATTATGTAAACTATGGTGAAAAGCTAGTTGACCCTCCCGGTGAAGCTAAGTCGGATTTGTGGATTTGGACGGAACTAGCTAAGAGATTAGGTTTTGGAGAAGCATTTGATTATACAGTGGACGAGTTCTTACAAATGGGGATTGCTCATTTAGAGGAAGATGGTGTTACTGTTGAAAAGCTGAAGGAATGCAAAAGGCTACCACTTCCAGTGAAACAAGTACCTTGGGATACGAAGGAATTTTCTACCCCTAGCGGAAAGTTTGAATTCACCTCAACACTTGCAAAAAAGAAAGGATATGAGGGGAAACCACTCTACACATTACCGAAGGAATCGCGTATTTCAAATCCAGACTTAGCAAAGAAATATCCTTATCAGTTATTATCAATCCATCCATTAAGATCCAACCATTCACAACATTATCTTTTCATTGAAGCATTACAAGAAGTGAAAATTGAAGTTTCAGAGGATATTGCAAGAGAACATGAGCTCAATGAAGATGATATCGTCACAATCTTTAATGATCGTGGAAAATTAACAGGAAAGGTGAAGCTTCTAAAAAAAGCCCACCCTAAGACAATTAATGTGGATGAAGGCCAATGGCATAAATTTGGAGGATCCGTCAATTTACTCACTCCTGATGGCAATTCCGATAATGGATTAGGAAGTATCCTGTATGATTGTTTAGTAAACATAGTGAAAGAAAAATAATTGAGGGCATATAGAGGCTCTTCTCAGACTGTAGATAAACTCGACAAAAGTTGGGCTTGCCTACAGTCTTTTTATTTCAGCTATAAAGCTGGTGATTTATGATCTAGACGCTTCGCATTTTTTGCGGGACTAGGTAGAAAAAATAGAAAAATAGAATATGGAACGTAGTTTTAGTGTCTAGCTTTAGGCACCATCTGTTCAAGAGGTAAATCAAAATCGTCTTCTATTTCTAATGGATGTATTCTTATCACTGAAAGACAGGTTATATCTTTAGCATTTCTTAAAGCCTTATACTTAAAATAGTACGGCTTGTATTTTATTGATTTACTATCTATAATTGTTGAAGGTTGAAGTAGAAAACGGACAAACGATTTGTTTGAAATAGAGGAGTGGGAATATGGCATTAACAGCAGGAATTGTCGGTCTTCCTAACGTAGGGAAATCAACATTATTTAACGCAATTACACAAGCTGGAGCAGAATCAGCAAACTATCCTTTCTGTACAATTGATCCAAATGTTGGAATTGTAGAGGTACCTGATGAGCGTCTAGTAAAGCTAACAGAACTTGTAAATCCTAAGAAAACAATTCCGACAGCATTTGAATTCACGGATATTGCTGGGATTGTTAAAGGAGCAAGTAAAGGTGAAGGTTTAGGAAATAAGTTCTTATCACATATTCGTCAAGTAGATGCGATTTGTCATGTAGTAAGATGTTTCGCAGATGACAACATTACACATGTATCGGGTAAAGTAGATCCTATTTCTGATATTGAAACAATAAATCTTGAATTAATTTTAGCTGATTTAGAAACAGTTGATAAACGCCTAGATCGTGTTGCGAAATTAGCAAAACAAAAAGAAAAAACAGCTGTCTTTGAGCATGAGATTCTTACTAAATTAAAAGAAGCATTTGAAAATGAAAAACCAGCGCGCTCTGTTGAAATGAATGAAGAGCAACATAAATATGTAAAGCAGCTACATTTATTAACAAGCAAGCCTGTACTTTACGTTTCAAATGTAAGTGAAGATGAAGTAGCGGATGCATCAAATAACGAATACGTACAAAAGGTTCGTGATTTTGCAGCAGGTGAAAATGCTGAAGTGATTGTTGTCTGTGCGAAAATTGAATCTGAAATTGCGGAGCTTGATGGCGAAGAAAAGGAAATGTTCTTAGAAGAGCTTGGGATTGAAGAGTCAGGTCTTGATCAATTAATTAAAGCATCTTACAATCTTTTAGGATTAGCTACTTATTTCACAGCTGGTGAACAAGAGGTTCGTGCGTGGACTTTCACAAAAGGAATGAAGGCTCCACAATGTGCGGGAATCATCCATACTGATTTTGAAAGAGGCTTTATCCGTGCTGAAACAGTTTCTTATGAGGATTTACTAACTGCTAAATCAATGGGAGCTGCTCGTGAGGCTGGAAAAGTACGTCTAGAAGGTAAGGAATATATCGTGAAAGATGGAGATGTTATTCATTTCCGTTTTAACGTTTAATCGTTTTTTCATAAATTAAGCCTAACAGAGAGAGAACAGATTGAGTAAGGGGATTAGCCCTTTCTTAGTCTGTTCCTTTTTGTTTTTATGTTCAGACAATACTTCTTAGTATAAAAAGTGAAATGCTTATTTCGTAAGTAAACGATGTTCTTAAAGTTAAGCTCTGACACACGTCTCTGATGAGCTCGGTTATAAGTATTCGATTTCCTGCGAGCAGGGAGTCTCAACTTAACGGTAAACTGTAGCATAGCCTAGACTTAATAAGTCAATTTCTAAGCACTTGCGCTTTTGAAATTCATTTGCTATAATTCGTTATTGTGAGTAAATTATTTTAATAATTGCTCCTTGCCCATAAATGGGCCGTTTAGACCAAAAGGAGGTGTAAGATGATGAGAAAGTACGAAGTTATGTACATCATCCGTCCAAATATTGAAGATGAAGCTAAGAAAGCTTTAGTTGAGCGTTTCAACAACGTTTTATCTACAAATGGTGCGGAAGTAACAGAAGCAAAAGAGTGGGGCAAACGTCGCCTAGCTTACGAAATCAACGATTTCCGTGATGGCTACTACATGCTTCTTCAAGTTAACTCTGAAGCTGCTGCTGTTCAAGAATTCGATCGTTTAGCGAAAATCAGCGAAGATATCATTCGCCACATTGTGATTAAAAAAGAAGACTAATGATATGAAGTAAGATAAGATATATTCAAAAAAGGATGGTTCTGATGTTGAATCGAGTAGTATTAGTCGGAAGACTAACAAAAGATCCAGATCTACGATACACACCAAGTGGAGTAGCAGTTGCTACATTTACTCTTGCAGTAAACCGAACGTTTACAAATCAACAGGGTGAAAGAGAAGCCGATTTTCTTAACTGTGTGATATGGCGTAAACAAGCTGAAAATGTCGCAAACTTCCTTAAAAAAGGTAGTTTAGCTGGTGTTGACGGACGTTTGCAATCACGTAGCTATGAAGATCAAACAGGCAAACGTGTGTTTGTAACAGAGGTTGTTGCAGAAAGCGTACAGTTCTTAGAGCCTAGATCAGCAAGCGGCGGCGGTAACAACAATAACTACAATAGCAATAATAATAACAACTTTGGTGGGTACTCAGATAACTCTGGTAATCAAAATCCTTTCGGTTCAGATCAAAATCAACAACGTAATCAAGGTCGTACAAGCTTTGATGCAGATCCATTTGCAAATGATGGAAAACCTATTGATATATCTGATGACGACTTACCGTTTTAATATACGAATTGAACGTAATTTTTAACTAAGAAGGGAGGAAATTAATCATGGCAGGCGGACGTAAAGGTGGACGTGCAAAACGTCGTAAGGTGTGTTTCTTCACATCAAATGGTATCACTCACATCGATTACAAAGATGTTGATTTACTAAAAAAATTCGTATCTGAGCGTGGTAAAATTTTACCTCGTCGTGTAACAGGTACTAGCGCTAAATACCAACGTAAATTGACTGTAGCTATCAAGAGAGCTCGTCAAATGGCTTTATTACCATATGTTGCTGGTGAATAATAAATAAAAAAGCACAGAAAAGGATTATATCCTATCTGTGCTTTTTTATTATTGTATAGTTCCAGAGGGAAAATAAAATCATAGAACAAATGGGCCCAAAACAAGAGTAGGCTACGTAGATAACGTATAAAATACTCCATTGATATCGATACTAGATGAATATGTCTACATAAATTTGAACAAATATAAACCAGAATGGCAAAGGAAATCAATAGACTTCCTTTAGTTAGAAGCATCATAGTCTCTGTTTTATACTTCATATGATGCTCTTTAAAAAGAGGTGAATACTGTGAGGAAAACACAAGCGATTACAGAAGGTGCCATATTGTTAGCACTCTTTTTAGTCCTTTTATTAGTTTCAACTTATCTGCCTATAGTGGGGCCAATCTTTCTTCTTTTTCTACCGTTACCGTTTATCCTTTTTACTATACGTCATCAATTGTCCTTAGTTGTTTTACTAATCTTTGCTGGATGTATTCTCTCCATTTTATTTGGTCCAATAACCAATCTATTAGTGGCACTTACATCTGGCTTAAGTGGATTGGTAATAGGGATTTTCTATAAAAAGAAGCAAACAATGAGTGCTATTATTGGAGGTAGTCTAGCTTTTACCGTTAGTTTAGTTATTACCTATATCGGTTCTATTTTCTTTCTACAAATTGATATAGTAAAGGATTCTTTTACTCTTTTAGAGCAGTCAATGGACCAATCAAGATCCATTTTATCTAGCTTTAGTGAGCCAGAAGAACTAGATAAGCAGTTTGAACAGTTAGATGAGGGAATAGAGTTTTTAGGTATGCTCATTCCAACACTCTTTATAGTAATGGGATTTTTATCTACACTTGCTATTCACTTTGTGTCTCTCCCAATATTAAAACGGTTAAGAGTTGATGTTAAGTCTCTTATTCCTTTTCGTGAATGGAGACTGCCACAAAGCTTGATATGGTATTATTTAATTACAACGATTTTAATCCTGATGAATATCGATCGAGATTCTTTTGTTTTTCTTGCAGCAATCAATTTAAATGTATTTCTACAATTTCTCCTTCTATTACAAGGATTCTCGTTCATTTTTTATTTTTGTTATCAAAAGGGCTACTCTAAAGCAATACCAATTGTTGTATTCTTTGTCTCGATGCTTTTGCCGATGGTCCTTTATCTTATAAGAATCTTAGGTATAATTGATTTAGGCTTTCCTCTACGTGGTAAAATAACAAAAAGGTAAATTGGATTCACTGTTGCGAGGAGTTGAACAAATCGAATGCCAAGCTTTTATGAAAAACCACTATTTCGTTATCCCATGTATGCACTAATGGGCGTAACAGTGATAGCTATTCTTTCCCTGTTTCTTTTTAATTGGGTTTTAGGGTTAATTCTGTTAGGTTGCTTTGGTGCAGCTGTTATTTTTATTAGACAAGCCTTAATCGAATTTAAGTCAGAAATGGAAGGTTATATCACAACTCTTTCTTACCGATTAAAAAAGGTTGGTGAGGAAGCATTAATGGAGATGCCAATTGGTATTTTATTATATAATGATCAATACCAGGTTGATTGGTCTAACCCATTCATGACTTCTTGCTTTGACGTTGATACGCTAGTTGGAAGATCATTATATGATGTCGCTGATTCACTTGTTCCATTAATTAAACAAGAGGTAGAGTCAGATACAATTACCCTATATGAACGTGATTTCAAGGTAATTATTAAGCGGGATGAGCGTTTACTCTATTTCTTTGATGTGACGGAGCAAATTGAGATTGAGAAGCAATATGAAGATGAGCGTACTGTACTTGCCTTTATCTTTTTAGATAATTATGATGAAGTTACTCAAGGGATGGACGACCAGGCAAGGAGCTCGATTAATAGTGAAGTGACAGCCTTATTAAATAAATGGGCAAAGGATTATGGAGTCTTCTTAAAACGTATCTCTTCGGAGCGTTTTTTAGCCGTCTTAAATGAAGATATTTTAACAAAACTAGAAAAGACAAAGTTCTCAATATTGGATGAAGTACGGGAAAAAACGTCTATGCAAAACATCTCACTCACGCTAAGTATTGGTGTTGGTACAGGTGTCCCTTCTTTACAGGAACTTGGAGTTCTAGCACAATCTAGCCTAGATCTGGCTTTAGGTCGAGGTGGAGACCAGGTAGCTATTAAACAGCCAAGTGGAAAAGTTAAGTTCTTCGGTGGTAAAACCAACCCGATGGAAAAACGTACAAGAGTTCGAGCTCGAGTGATTTCTCACGCACTAGGTGAAATTGTTAGCTCAAGTGACAAGGTTGTCATTATGGGGCACAGATATCCTGACATGGATGCAATAGGGTCTGCTATCGGGATTTTAAAAGTTGCTCAGGTGAATGACAAGGAAGGGTTTATTGTGTTAGACCCTGATACGTTAGATTCGGGTGTGGAGCAATTATTAAAAGAATTAAAGAATCATCCCGAGCTATGGTCTAAGTTTATAACGCCAGAACAAGCGTTGGAAATTATGACAGATGAATCCCTATTAATCGTAGTCGACACCCATAAGCCATCGCTAGTTATTGATGATCGTTTGTTAACAAGAAGCGAGCATGTCATTGTCATAGACCATCATAGACGCGGAGAAGAGTTTATTAAGGATCCTATCTTAGTGTATATGGAGCCGTACGCATCTTCTACAGCAGAATTAGTCACGGAGCTATTAGAATATCAGCCTAAGCGGTTAAAGATGAATATGATCGAAGCAACAGCCTTACTTGCAGGTATTATTGTCGATACGAAGAGTTTTACCCTACGAACGGGTTCTCGTACATTCGACGCAGCTTCTTATTTAAGAGCGAAGGGTGCAGATACCGTCCTGGTACAAAAATTCTTAA encodes the following:
- the rpsR gene encoding 30S ribosomal protein S18, which translates into the protein MAGGRKGGRAKRRKVCFFTSNGITHIDYKDVDLLKKFVSERGKILPRRVTGTSAKYQRKLTVAIKRARQMALLPYVAGE
- the rpsF gene encoding 30S ribosomal protein S6; protein product: MRKYEVMYIIRPNIEDEAKKALVERFNNVLSTNGAEVTEAKEWGKRRLAYEINDFRDGYYMLLQVNSEAAAVQEFDRLAKISEDIIRHIVIKKED
- a CDS encoding DUF951 domain-containing protein, with amino-acid sequence MEKEYGLNDIVEMKKQHPCGTNRWKIIRMGMDIRIKCLGCEHSVLIPRKEFSRKMKKMLVKHEETEA
- a CDS encoding DHH family phosphoesterase, whose protein sequence is MPSFYEKPLFRYPMYALMGVTVIAILSLFLFNWVLGLILLGCFGAAVIFIRQALIEFKSEMEGYITTLSYRLKKVGEEALMEMPIGILLYNDQYQVDWSNPFMTSCFDVDTLVGRSLYDVADSLVPLIKQEVESDTITLYERDFKVIIKRDERLLYFFDVTEQIEIEKQYEDERTVLAFIFLDNYDEVTQGMDDQARSSINSEVTALLNKWAKDYGVFLKRISSERFLAVLNEDILTKLEKTKFSILDEVREKTSMQNISLTLSIGVGTGVPSLQELGVLAQSSLDLALGRGGDQVAIKQPSGKVKFFGGKTNPMEKRTRVRARVISHALGEIVSSSDKVVIMGHRYPDMDAIGSAIGILKVAQVNDKEGFIVLDPDTLDSGVEQLLKELKNHPELWSKFITPEQALEIMTDESLLIVVDTHKPSLVIDDRLLTRSEHVIVIDHHRRGEEFIKDPILVYMEPYASSTAELVTELLEYQPKRLKMNMIEATALLAGIIVDTKSFTLRTGSRTFDAASYLRAKGADTVLVQKFLKEDITHYVKRAKLIQNASLYKEGIAITLADNDYYEQVIIAQAADTLLTMNGVEASFVIAKRDEECVSISARSLGDINVQIIMEALGGGGHLTNAATQLKEKTILEVEERLKEALEDYLEGGTKS
- a CDS encoding YybS family protein — protein: MRKTQAITEGAILLALFLVLLLVSTYLPIVGPIFLLFLPLPFILFTIRHQLSLVVLLIFAGCILSILFGPITNLLVALTSGLSGLVIGIFYKKKQTMSAIIGGSLAFTVSLVITYIGSIFFLQIDIVKDSFTLLEQSMDQSRSILSSFSEPEELDKQFEQLDEGIEFLGMLIPTLFIVMGFLSTLAIHFVSLPILKRLRVDVKSLIPFREWRLPQSLIWYYLITTILILMNIDRDSFVFLAAINLNVFLQFLLLLQGFSFIFYFCYQKGYSKAIPIVVFFVSMLLPMVLYLIRILGIIDLGFPLRGKITKR
- the ssb gene encoding single-stranded DNA-binding protein, coding for MLNRVVLVGRLTKDPDLRYTPSGVAVATFTLAVNRTFTNQQGEREADFLNCVIWRKQAENVANFLKKGSLAGVDGRLQSRSYEDQTGKRVFVTEVVAESVQFLEPRSASGGGNNNNYNSNNNNNFGGYSDNSGNQNPFGSDQNQQRNQGRTSFDADPFANDGKPIDISDDDLPF
- the ychF gene encoding redox-regulated ATPase YchF; amino-acid sequence: MALTAGIVGLPNVGKSTLFNAITQAGAESANYPFCTIDPNVGIVEVPDERLVKLTELVNPKKTIPTAFEFTDIAGIVKGASKGEGLGNKFLSHIRQVDAICHVVRCFADDNITHVSGKVDPISDIETINLELILADLETVDKRLDRVAKLAKQKEKTAVFEHEILTKLKEAFENEKPARSVEMNEEQHKYVKQLHLLTSKPVLYVSNVSEDEVADASNNEYVQKVRDFAAGENAEVIVVCAKIESEIAELDGEEKEMFLEELGIEESGLDQLIKASYNLLGLATYFTAGEQEVRAWTFTKGMKAPQCAGIIHTDFERGFIRAETVSYEDLLTAKSMGAAREAGKVRLEGKEYIVKDGDVIHFRFNV
- a CDS encoding molybdopterin-dependent oxidoreductase — encoded protein: MKQTYKSSCPLNCWDSCGFEVTVENNKVTKVDGDKEHPITQGKICGRGRMLETKTNSTDRLTTPLKKVNGEFIEVSWQQALDEIAHRMREIKEIYGTTAVLHSHDYANNGLLKNLDKRFFNEYGGVTTLVGSICWGSGIEAQTWDFGSSDSHAAEDIYNSKHVVIWGRNVARTNMHLFHHLQQVKKQGATITVIDPIFNATAKIADHYLSIKPGMDGLAAIGIMKYLLQENQYDEEFVENHTVGFNDLVELLEQFTFEEITEKTEITYESIQYLARIYSNGPTSTYLGLGMQRFANGGNTIRLIDALIALSGNVGVAGGGSNFGNIQVGKNFNMSALTLQHKATASRHFTMMKQAEGIIEAVNPEIKMAFVTCGNPLVQVPDSNKVREAFESIETLVVVDHFLTDTAELADYVLPTTTVFEEEDIYYASMYHHYVNYGEKLVDPPGEAKSDLWIWTELAKRLGFGEAFDYTVDEFLQMGIAHLEEDGVTVEKLKECKRLPLPVKQVPWDTKEFSTPSGKFEFTSTLAKKKGYEGKPLYTLPKESRISNPDLAKKYPYQLLSIHPLRSNHSQHYLFIEALQEVKIEVSEDIAREHELNEDDIVTIFNDRGKLTGKVKLLKKAHPKTINVDEGQWHKFGGSVNLLTPDGNSDNGLGSILYDCLVNIVKEK